The Phycisphaeraceae bacterium genome window below encodes:
- a CDS encoding threonylcarbamoyl-AMP synthase: MPIILPYDDESVLRAADELRAGGIVAFATETVYGLGADTFNASAVRRIYELKGRPLDNPLIAHVIDAVAAKRLVTGWDHRCDRLASRFWPGPLTMILPRHPDVPQESVAGLGTIAVRSPRQPLARSLLYAFGGPISAPSANRSGHVSPTTAMHVADDFRDSERLLILDGGLAGYGIESTVVDLTGDRVTVLRPGSITLEQIRRVLGRAYAVEGTEQGIAPGTSPFHYAPRRRATIVPSESLAGRLDELARRNATAAVLALTPTLVGAPHQVIVMPDDADGYARHLYRALREADTVQVDEILIELPPEREGVWLAVHDRLTRATRRPESA, translated from the coding sequence ATGCCGATCATCCTGCCTTACGACGATGAGAGCGTCCTTCGAGCCGCGGACGAGCTTCGCGCGGGGGGCATCGTCGCCTTCGCCACGGAGACCGTCTACGGTCTCGGCGCCGATACATTCAACGCCAGCGCGGTGCGACGCATCTACGAGCTGAAGGGGCGCCCCCTCGACAATCCGCTGATCGCCCATGTCATCGACGCGGTCGCGGCGAAGCGCCTGGTCACAGGGTGGGATCATCGATGCGATCGACTGGCGTCGCGCTTCTGGCCTGGGCCCCTCACGATGATCCTGCCCCGACATCCTGATGTTCCCCAGGAGAGCGTCGCGGGTCTCGGCACCATCGCGGTGCGTTCGCCGCGCCAGCCGCTTGCCCGCTCCTTGCTCTATGCATTCGGCGGTCCGATTTCGGCGCCCAGCGCCAATCGAAGCGGTCATGTCTCGCCGACCACGGCGATGCATGTCGCCGATGACTTCCGCGACTCGGAGCGCCTGCTCATTCTCGACGGCGGGTTGGCTGGCTACGGCATTGAGAGCACGGTCGTCGACCTGACCGGCGATCGCGTGACGGTCCTGCGGCCCGGGTCGATCACGCTCGAGCAGATTCGCCGCGTGCTTGGCCGCGCCTATGCGGTCGAGGGCACGGAGCAGGGCATCGCCCCGGGCACATCGCCCTTTCACTACGCGCCGCGCCGGCGAGCGACGATCGTGCCATCGGAGTCGCTCGCGGGGCGCTTGGACGAGTTGGCTCGTCGCAACGCGACGGCCGCGGTGTTGGCGCTGACACCGACGCTCGTCGGTGCGCCCCATCAGGTAATCGTGATGCCCGATGATGCCGATGGCTACGCGCGGCACCTCTACCGGGCGCTGCGCGAGGCAGACACCGTGCAGGTCGACGAGATCCTCATCGAGCTTCCTCCTGAGCGTGAGGGCGTGTGGCTGGCCGTGCACGATCGGCTGACGCGCGCCACCCGGCGCCCTGAGAGCGCGTAG